DNA from Paraburkholderia sp. BL10I2N1:
GGCGTGGCCGCGGCGCGGGTTGCGCCAGCGGTGGCGATGGCGCTTTTGTCGAGGCTCGTTTCCATAAGGTTGAAAAGGGCTGGGAGAAATCGTCGAGCGGACCGGCTGGGATGGGCTGCGATACCAACTGCGACACCGGGACGCAGCCATTGCACTTTATTCGCCGGGGTTTATTTGTTAGCTCAGGCAGTTTAGTGTGGCTTGGAGTAATTGTCCTGCCAAGTTTTGTCGCGAATCGGACATCGCGGCATGGCATATTTGCATCATTCCGGTGCATTGGGATTGTCCCGGATACTGGGTTTGGGTGGTCTGAAATGCTTCTGAATGGTTTTTTGGACGTGTATAAACCGACTCGCAGGCGCGCGGCCCACGAAGCGGCGCGTCACGGGGCCCGGGACTGCGCCGCGCGCGAGATTAAAGATTGACGGCGTTGTGCCGTTGACCGGGAAAGATAGGCGGTCATGCCGGAACAGACCTTTCCGGCAGTTCGGTTCTAAATGTGGGGGCAGAAAAATGAAAGCAGCAACGCTGGGCAAGCGCGAGGATGCGGGGTTCGTTTCGGATGGCGCGCCTTATCGGGGAGTGTCGCAATCGCGTGTGCCGGCAGGCCGGCTCAAGGGCCTGTCGGTGAAGGCAACGCTGCGTCTGGCGTTTGCGCTGCTGTTGATCGGCACGATGGCGATCGGGGTGTTTTCGCTCACGCAGATCAGCCGCCTGAACGCGTCGACCCAGTCGATCTACGACCAGGGCCATGTTGCGAGCCGTGCGGTCGAGGAAGCGCGTGGGTACGTCCTGCGCGCAAGCCGTGCCCAGAAGATGCTGCTGACCGCCACGACCGCCAAGGAGCGAGACGACCTCGGTAACGACATCGAGGCGGGTCTCACGGCGATCGGCACCCAGATGAACACGCTGCAGCAGTATGCCGACGGCTCCGACAGTGCGGCGGTGGCCCAACAGAAGAAGTTCGCCGCGGCGGTCGCGGCGTGGAGCGGCAATCTGCGCGAGTTCGTCAAGCTGGTGAAGGCGCAGCCGCTGGATCTGTCGCAGATGAACTGGCAGGTCGGCACGCAGGACGTTTCGCTGCTGGTCGAAACAGGCAAGCTCGAGAAACTGGTCGACGAACTCGTCGCGCAGCGAGGGACGGCGGCGAAGGCGACCATCGAGGCCTCCGCATTCATCTATCACTCGTCGTTCGTGATGATGGCCGTGATGACGGCCGGCTTGATGGTGCTCGCGTTCTTCGTCAGTGAATGGGTGGTGCGGCGCCTGTCGCGGCAACTGGGCGGCGAGCCGGTGTACGCGAAAGAGATTGCGAGCCGGATCGCGGCGGGCGATCTGTCGAATGAGATTTCGATTGGGCGAAAGGATACGTCGAGCATGCTGTTCGCGCTGCGGGACATGCAGAAGGGCTTGTCGACGACGGTTGCCGATATCGCGGCGAGCGCCGAGGCGATTGCCGCGGCGTCCAGCGAGATTTCGATGGGCAATCTCGACCTGTCGCAGCGCACCGAGCAGCAGGCGGTCGCGCTCGAGCGCACCGCGAGCAGCATGGAGCAGTTGACGTCGACGGTGCGCCAGAACGCCGATAACGCGAAGCAGGCGAGCGCGCTCGCCCACAACGCATCGGAGATTGCGGAGAAGGGCGGCGAGGTGGTCGGTCGCGTCGTGGCGACGATGGGCAAGATCAACGAGAGTGCGCGGAGCATTGGCGACATCATCGGCGTGATCGAGGGGATCGCATTCCAGACGAACATTCTTGCGCTGAACGCTGCCGTCGAGGCTGCGCGTGCCGGTGAGGACGGGCGCGGCTTCTCGGTGGTGGCGGGCGAGGTGCGCAATCTTGCCGGGCGCAGCGCCGCCGCGGCCAAGGAGATCAAGACGCTGATCAATGCTTCCGTCGAACGGGTTAGCAATGGGTCGACGCTTGCTCAGGATGCCGGGCAAACCATGGATGAAGTCGTGAAGGCGGTCAAACGTGTGACGGACATCATGGGGGAGATTTCTGCGGCTTCCGCCGAGCAGAGTTCCGGGATCGAAGAGATCAATCTTGCTGTTACGCAGATGGATTCGGGGACGCAGCAGAATGCTGCCTTGGTGGAGCAGGCTACTGCCGCTGCGCAGTCCCTCGATGATCAGGCTAAGGCGCTTAAGGGGATGGTTGGGAAGTTTAGATTGGGGTTCTGATTTTTCTGTCTTGTTGTTTTTTTTGCTTGTTTCCCCAGATCAAAAAAAGCGTCAACCAGGCGTAACAACAACCGTACAGGTAGTCCCCGCAGAAAGCACAAGCCCATCAGGCACCTGATCGATATGCACCCGCACGGGCACCCGCTGCGCCAGCCTTACCCAGTTGAAAGTAGGATTCACATCAGCGAGCAGTTCACGGCTTTGCGGATTATCGCGGTCATAGATGCCGCGGGAAATACTTTCGACGTGCCCGTGCAGAACCCCGCCGCTCATCAGCCGCATTTCGGCCTTGTCGCCGATCCGCACACGCGGCAACTTGGTTTCCTCGAAATACCCATAGACCCAGAACGAATGGCTATCGACGATAGCCATTTTGGGCGCACCGGCATTCGCATAGTCGCCGCGGAAAACCTGTAGATTCGTCACATAGCCGTCGGCAGGCGCCACCACCCGCGTACGCTCGAGGTTCAGCTTCGCTGCATCCAGCGCGGCGAGCGCCTGCTGATACTGCGCTTCAGCAGCGCTGGCGGTGTGCGACGCGTTCTCGCGGCTTTCCTTCGACACCACCAGGCTGTCCATGTCCGCACGCCGCTGCGCATCGTCGCGCCGCATCTGCAACTCGGCCTTGCGTGCCGCAACGGCTGCCTGGGCCTGCTCGACCGCAATCTGGTAATGCGACGGATCGATCTGCATCAACAGATCGCCTTTCTTCACGAGCTGGTTGTCGTGCACCGGCAGTTCGACCACCGCACCCGACACATCGGGCGCAATGTTGATGACGTCCGCACGCACGCGCCCATCACGCGTCCACGGTTCGTCCATGTAGTGCACCCACAGCGCACGGCCAGTCAGAATCGCGACGCCAAAAATAGCGAGGGTCGCGACGAAGCCAATAATTTTCCGGATGGTCATGATTCGACTCTGATCAACGATAAACGGCGAGCCCGAGCACGCCGCACACACAGACGAGCAGGCTCGCCCTGAATAGGGAAGGGTGCCAGACGACGCGATACAGCCCGGTCCAGGCGATCACACGGTCCAGCACCCAGGTCACGGCGGCACCGGCGATGAACAGCAGCACGATGGCCGGCACGTACGCGTCAAGGACAGCGATTTCACGTGGCATGGTGGTCTCCTTCACGCGCGTCACGCCGTGCGCCAACCAGTTCTTCCAGCGGCGATTGCGGATCGAGCAGCGCGGTACGAATGAAATGCAGATGACTCAGGATGCGCTGCAACTGGCGACGTTCCTCGCGTGGCGGCGTGAACGTGGCAAGCACCTGTTGCGTGGCGGCAATGGCGTCGGCTGTCGCAGCCAGCGCGGCGACATGGCG
Protein-coding regions in this window:
- a CDS encoding methyl-accepting chemotaxis protein, encoding MKAATLGKREDAGFVSDGAPYRGVSQSRVPAGRLKGLSVKATLRLAFALLLIGTMAIGVFSLTQISRLNASTQSIYDQGHVASRAVEEARGYVLRASRAQKMLLTATTAKERDDLGNDIEAGLTAIGTQMNTLQQYADGSDSAAVAQQKKFAAAVAAWSGNLREFVKLVKAQPLDLSQMNWQVGTQDVSLLVETGKLEKLVDELVAQRGTAAKATIEASAFIYHSSFVMMAVMTAGLMVLAFFVSEWVVRRLSRQLGGEPVYAKEIASRIAAGDLSNEISIGRKDTSSMLFALRDMQKGLSTTVADIAASAEAIAAASSEISMGNLDLSQRTEQQAVALERTASSMEQLTSTVRQNADNAKQASALAHNASEIAEKGGEVVGRVVATMGKINESARSIGDIIGVIEGIAFQTNILALNAAVEAARAGEDGRGFSVVAGEVRNLAGRSAAAAKEIKTLINASVERVSNGSTLAQDAGQTMDEVVKAVKRVTDIMGEISAASAEQSSGIEEINLAVTQMDSGTQQNAALVEQATAAAQSLDDQAKALKGMVGKFRLGF
- a CDS encoding HlyD family secretion protein gives rise to the protein MTIRKIIGFVATLAIFGVAILTGRALWVHYMDEPWTRDGRVRADVINIAPDVSGAVVELPVHDNQLVKKGDLLMQIDPSHYQIAVEQAQAAVAARKAELQMRRDDAQRRADMDSLVVSKESRENASHTASAAEAQYQQALAALDAAKLNLERTRVVAPADGYVTNLQVFRGDYANAGAPKMAIVDSHSFWVYGYFEETKLPRVRIGDKAEMRLMSGGVLHGHVESISRGIYDRDNPQSRELLADVNPTFNWVRLAQRVPVRVHIDQVPDGLVLSAGTTCTVVVTPG
- a CDS encoding DUF1656 domain-containing protein; amino-acid sequence: MPREIAVLDAYVPAIVLLFIAGAAVTWVLDRVIAWTGLYRVVWHPSLFRASLLVCVCGVLGLAVYR